Proteins from a single region of Mumia flava:
- the dtd gene encoding D-aminoacyl-tRNA deacylase, protein MRAVVSRVGSASVTVDGEVVGSFDGPGLLVLLGVTHDDGPDEARSLAAKIWTLRIMRDERSAADLGAPVLVVSQFTLYADVRKGRRPSWGSAAPGAVSEPLYEAFCGFLGDLGAQVSRGIFGADMAVSSVNDGPVTLVVDTAELSRSGTSPGT, encoded by the coding sequence ATGCGCGCAGTGGTCTCCAGGGTCGGCTCGGCGTCGGTGACGGTCGACGGCGAGGTCGTCGGCTCCTTCGACGGTCCCGGCCTGCTCGTGCTGCTCGGAGTCACCCACGACGACGGTCCGGACGAGGCCCGATCGCTCGCGGCCAAGATCTGGACCCTGCGGATCATGCGCGACGAGCGGTCCGCCGCCGATCTCGGAGCGCCGGTGCTCGTCGTGAGCCAGTTCACGCTGTACGCGGACGTCCGCAAGGGACGGCGCCCGTCGTGGGGCTCGGCGGCACCGGGGGCGGTCTCGGAGCCGCTGTACGAGGCGTTCTGCGGGTTCCTGGGCGATCTGGGCGCCCAGGTGAGCCGCGGGATCTTCGGCGCCGACATGGCGGTCTCGTCGGTCAACGACGGGCCCGTGACCCTGGTGGTGGACACCGCCGAGCTCTCCCGGTCGGGAACGTCACCTGGGACTTGA
- a CDS encoding DEAD/DEAH box helicase, whose protein sequence is MTSDAALDAPTLSFADILADERLLAALDDLGYESPSPIQGEAIPPLLDGHDIIGMAQTGTGKTAAFALPVLSGVDVDRAETQAIVLAPTRELALQVSEAFESYAKHVPGLRVVPVYGGAGYTEQLAGLRKGAHVVVGTPGRVIDHLERGRLDLSRISHLVLDEADEMLKMGFADDVERILADTPDSKQVALFSATMPPTIRRIADTYLTDPIEVKVKSETLSATNVRQRWLLVPHFRKLDALNRFLEVENHDGVIVFVRTKSATEELAEQLRAYGHSAAAINGDLVQAQRERTVNALKGGTLDILVATDVAARGLDVDRISLVVNYDIPHDPEAYVHRIGRTGRAGRAGDAVLFVTPRERRLLGVIERTTGQPVTPMDIPTAEQVNASRVTKFQGAITSALSSKDVHQFRGLLSEYARETGVDPLDVAAALAVQAHEGTKFLLDPSDDIVVTDRKGHDRDGGRKGRDRDGDRERPTRPTPDGMAVYRLAVGKRQRVTPKSIMGALANEGGLGRGDFGNISIRYDHSLVELPDPLPSGTESALSRTRIGGNLIHLERDRGPRRSGPYRGGSSRDGGHRGGDRYGSDRRGGGRSGDSGSRGPVRSARTPRRRKG, encoded by the coding sequence ATGACTTCTGACGCCGCCCTCGACGCGCCCACGCTCTCCTTCGCCGACATCCTCGCTGACGAGCGGCTGCTGGCTGCCCTCGACGACCTGGGGTACGAGTCCCCGTCCCCGATCCAGGGCGAGGCGATCCCGCCGCTGCTCGACGGCCACGACATCATCGGCATGGCGCAGACCGGGACCGGCAAGACCGCTGCGTTCGCGCTGCCGGTGCTCTCCGGCGTCGACGTGGACCGCGCGGAGACCCAGGCGATCGTGCTCGCCCCGACCCGCGAGCTCGCGCTCCAGGTCTCCGAGGCGTTCGAGTCGTACGCGAAGCACGTGCCCGGCCTGCGGGTGGTCCCGGTCTACGGCGGCGCCGGCTACACCGAGCAGCTCGCCGGGCTCCGCAAGGGCGCGCACGTCGTCGTGGGGACCCCGGGTCGCGTGATCGACCACCTGGAGCGCGGCCGCCTCGACCTGTCGCGGATCAGCCACCTGGTGCTCGACGAGGCCGACGAGATGCTCAAGATGGGCTTCGCCGACGACGTCGAGCGGATCCTCGCCGACACCCCGGACAGCAAGCAGGTCGCGCTGTTCTCCGCGACGATGCCGCCCACGATCCGACGGATCGCCGACACCTACCTCACGGATCCGATCGAGGTGAAGGTCAAGTCGGAGACGCTGAGCGCGACCAACGTGCGCCAGCGCTGGCTGCTCGTCCCGCACTTCCGCAAGCTCGACGCGCTCAACCGCTTCCTCGAGGTCGAGAACCACGACGGCGTCATCGTCTTCGTCCGGACCAAGTCGGCCACCGAGGAGCTTGCCGAGCAGCTCCGCGCGTACGGCCACAGCGCCGCCGCGATCAACGGCGACCTGGTCCAGGCGCAGCGCGAGCGCACGGTCAACGCGCTGAAGGGCGGCACCCTCGACATCCTGGTCGCGACCGACGTCGCCGCCCGCGGCCTCGACGTCGACCGGATCAGCCTGGTCGTCAACTACGACATCCCGCACGACCCCGAGGCGTACGTCCACCGGATCGGCCGCACCGGCCGGGCCGGCCGCGCCGGCGACGCCGTGCTCTTCGTGACGCCGCGCGAGCGTCGGCTGCTCGGCGTGATCGAGCGGACCACCGGCCAGCCGGTGACGCCGATGGACATCCCCACGGCCGAGCAGGTCAACGCCAGCCGCGTCACGAAGTTCCAGGGTGCGATCACCTCGGCCCTGTCCAGCAAGGACGTGCACCAGTTCCGCGGCCTGCTCAGCGAGTACGCCCGCGAGACCGGCGTCGACCCGCTCGACGTCGCCGCCGCGCTGGCGGTGCAGGCGCACGAGGGCACGAAGTTCCTGCTCGACCCGTCCGACGACATCGTGGTGACCGACCGCAAGGGTCACGATCGTGACGGCGGTCGCAAGGGTCGCGACCGCGACGGCGACCGCGAGCGTCCGACCCGCCCGACGCCGGACGGCATGGCCGTCTACCGGCTCGCCGTCGGCAAGCGCCAGCGCGTCACCCCGAAGTCGATCATGGGGGCGCTCGCGAACGAGGGCGGTCTCGGGCGCGGCGACTTCGGCAACATCTCGATCCGCTACGACCACTCGCTGGTCGAGCTGCCCGACCCGCTGCCCAGCGGGACGGAGTCCGCGCTCAGCCGCACCCGGATCGGCGGCAACCTCATCCACCTCGAGCGCGACCGTGGTCCGCGCCGCTCGGGGCCGTACCGCGGGGGGTCTTCGCGTGACGGTGGTCACCGGGGTGGCGACCGTTACGGGTCCGACCGCCGCGGCGGCGGGCGTTCCGGTGACAGCGGCAGCCGCGGCCCGGTACGTTCGGCGAGGACGCCGCGACGACGCAAGGGGTGA
- a CDS encoding FABP family protein: MPFEIPEDLHPDLLGLAWLLGQWHGNGRGDYPTIDAFGFEQEVAFAHDGRPFLHYFSRTWVTDESGERVRPGALETGFLRPAGPLEAAKGPVELVLAHPTGITEIYYGEADGPRLTLATDAVARTSTAKEYVAGQRMYGLVEGDLMYAIDMAAMDQPMQSHLWGQLKRV, translated from the coding sequence ATGCCGTTCGAGATCCCCGAGGACCTCCATCCCGACCTCCTGGGCCTGGCCTGGCTGCTGGGGCAGTGGCACGGCAACGGGCGAGGCGACTACCCGACCATCGACGCGTTCGGCTTCGAGCAGGAGGTCGCCTTCGCGCACGACGGCCGCCCGTTCCTGCACTACTTCAGCCGGACCTGGGTGACCGACGAGTCCGGCGAGCGGGTCCGCCCGGGGGCGCTGGAGACCGGGTTCCTCCGCCCCGCAGGCCCGCTCGAGGCCGCGAAGGGGCCGGTCGAGCTCGTGCTCGCCCATCCGACGGGCATCACCGAGATCTACTACGGCGAGGCCGACGGTCCCCGCCTGACGCTCGCGACCGACGCGGTCGCCCGCACGAGCACGGCCAAGGAGTACGTCGCCGGCCAGCGGATGTACGGCCTGGTCGAGGGCGACCTGATGTACGCGATCGACATGGCGGCCATGGACCAGCCGATGCAGTCACACCTGTGGGGGCAGCTCAAGCGTGTCTGA
- a CDS encoding YgfZ/GcvT domain-containing protein has product MSETTETTETSSGGQPPAYRSPLLDRPGAVEGEALDAGVAAHYGAIAAEQRRLEAGEGFVDLSHRDVVAISGPDRLGWLHSLTTQVFEGLEPGVETRALLLSPQGRVEHAFVGVDDGETFLAHTEPGAGAALAAFLDSMRFMMRVEVRDVTADHAVLGLAGQRFAVIERAALPDAPATYGEPAGTWAYEALRIAAGVPRPGLDLDEKSIPNEYGWTYDASSGSPDALRAVHLVKGCYRGQETVARIHNLGRPPRRAVLLLLDGSAEHLPEHGAEVTLDGRRVGFVGSTARHHELGPVALGVVKRNVDPEATLLADGVPAAQEVLVDPEVGLHVRPTL; this is encoded by the coding sequence GTGTCTGAGACCACCGAGACCACCGAGACCAGCAGCGGCGGGCAGCCGCCCGCCTACCGCAGTCCCTTGCTCGACCGGCCCGGCGCCGTCGAGGGCGAGGCGCTCGACGCCGGCGTGGCCGCCCACTACGGCGCGATCGCGGCCGAGCAGCGCCGGCTCGAGGCCGGCGAGGGCTTCGTCGACCTGTCGCACCGCGACGTGGTCGCGATCAGCGGGCCGGACCGCCTGGGCTGGCTGCACTCCCTGACGACCCAGGTCTTCGAGGGCCTCGAGCCCGGGGTCGAGACCCGGGCGCTGCTGCTGTCGCCGCAGGGCCGCGTCGAGCACGCGTTCGTCGGCGTCGACGACGGCGAGACCTTCCTCGCGCACACGGAGCCGGGAGCCGGGGCGGCGCTGGCCGCGTTCCTGGACTCGATGCGGTTCATGATGCGGGTCGAGGTCCGCGACGTGACCGCTGACCACGCGGTCCTCGGGCTCGCGGGCCAGCGGTTCGCCGTGATCGAGCGAGCAGCCCTGCCGGACGCGCCCGCGACGTACGGCGAGCCGGCCGGGACCTGGGCGTACGAGGCGCTGCGGATCGCCGCCGGTGTCCCGCGTCCGGGCCTGGACCTGGACGAGAAGTCGATCCCGAACGAGTACGGCTGGACGTACGACGCGAGCAGCGGCTCGCCGGACGCGCTCCGAGCCGTCCACCTGGTCAAGGGCTGCTACCGCGGCCAGGAGACCGTGGCGCGGATCCACAACCTCGGTCGGCCGCCGCGGCGGGCTGTCCTGCTGCTGCTCGACGGGTCGGCGGAGCACCTCCCCGAGCACGGTGCCGAGGTGACGCTCGACGGACGCCGGGTCGGGTTCGTCGGCTCCACCGCACGCCACCACGAGCTCGGCCCGGTCGCCCTCGGCGTCGTCAAGCGCAACGTCGACCCCGAGGCGACGCTGCTCGCCGACGGGGTCCCGGCGGCCCAGGAGGTGCTGGTCGACCCCGAGGTCGGGCTGCACGTCCGGCCCACCCTCTGA